The proteins below are encoded in one region of Brachyspira intermedia PWS/A:
- a CDS encoding AAA family ATPase: MQKIIIKNLLIVKNFEMEIDKFNLIIGEQSSGKSTISKAIFFFKEINAQIKFYIFVYKNNIQSSIKKIYNNIIKDSFITIFGKLENIDDDLYLKYIYKSNTSIEITKKNNDLDINYSENIIGFFHKLEIDIKKLFEEYLNFNSPIRFEDIFERGIGREIDDFFENESMTYYIPASRSSIALLNNQRTRLDYDTIDFIFYPFITLVEKIEFLFKDGVQNFIKNINDDYKKTILNKMNKKIEKYMGGEYFCDDKFGYIKLENNKKIPVDKISSGQQEILWLLNVLLGITWLNKKNQFVIIEEPEAHLYPKMQKEIIDFIVNFMNMTNSSILITTHSPYILTSTNNLLYAGKLKENYKNNKEKIEKINNIVGEYGAINPSEINAFKLYLNDFRYTNIINEESEINCEEIDDVSNTINETYTKLFDMELNNEQ, from the coding sequence ATGCAGAAAATAATTATTAAAAATTTACTTATTGTAAAAAATTTTGAAATGGAAATTGACAAATTCAATTTGATTATAGGGGAACAATCTTCAGGTAAAAGCACAATAAGTAAAGCCATATTTTTCTTCAAAGAAATAAATGCTCAAATTAAATTTTACATATTTGTTTATAAAAATAATATACAATCTAGTATAAAAAAAATATATAATAATATAATAAAAGATTCTTTTATAACTATTTTTGGAAAATTAGAGAATATAGATGATGATTTATATTTAAAATATATATACAAATCTAATACTTCTATAGAAATAACCAAAAAAAATAATGATTTAGATATTAATTATAGTGAAAATATAATAGGATTTTTTCATAAATTAGAAATTGATATAAAAAAACTTTTTGAAGAATATTTAAATTTTAATAGTCCGATAAGATTTGAAGATATTTTTGAAAGAGGAATAGGTAGAGAAATAGATGATTTTTTTGAAAATGAGTCAATGACCTATTATATACCTGCCTCAAGAAGTTCTATAGCATTATTAAACAACCAAAGAACCAGACTTGATTATGATACAATAGATTTTATATTTTATCCTTTTATTACACTTGTTGAAAAAATTGAGTTTTTATTCAAAGATGGAGTCCAAAATTTTATAAAGAATATCAATGATGATTATAAAAAAACAATTCTCAATAAAATGAATAAAAAAATAGAAAAATATATGGGCGGAGAATATTTTTGCGATGATAAATTTGGGTATATAAAATTAGAAAATAATAAAAAAATACCTGTAGATAAAATATCATCTGGACAGCAGGAAATATTATGGCTATTAAATGTTTTACTAGGTATAACATGGCTAAATAAAAAAAATCAATTTGTTATAATAGAAGAACCAGAAGCTCATCTATATCCCAAAATGCAAAAAGAAATTATAGACTTCATTGTTAATTTTATGAATATGACTAATAGCAGTATTTTAATTACAACTCATAGCCCTTATATATTAACAAGTACAAATAATTTGCTTTATGCTGGAAAATTAAAAGAAAACTATAAAAACAATAAAGAAAAAATAGAAAAAATTAATAACATTGTAGGTGAATATGGTGCTATCAATCCTAGTGAAATAAATGCTTTTAAACTATACTTAAATGATTTTAGATATACAAATATTATTAATGAGGAAAGTGAAATTAACTGTGAAGAAATAGATGATGTATCTAATACCATTAATGAAACATATACAAAATTGTTTGATATGGAATTAAATAATGAACAATAA
- the argH gene encoding argininosuccinate lyase gives MKEKLWGGRFSKELNKEANDFNSSLSFDCKMYKEDILGSIAHAKMLGECSIIPLDESVTIINGLKQILDDIENNKLQFDFELEDIHTQVERWLIDRVGEVGKKVHTGRSRNDQVALDLRMHLKNKVENIKSLILDLISTLVSIQKEHTKTYMSGYTHLQRAQVITFAHYLGAYVEMFKRDFDRLTDAYKRIDVMPLGAGALACSTYKIDNKKTAETLNFKNVMLNSLDAVSDRDFVIEVESALSIIMMHLSRFSEEMILYSTSEFKFVEFDDEFTTGSSLMPQKKNPDILELIRGKTGRVYGNLFSILTVMKSLPLAYNKDMQEDKEGIFDSLENVKNCLSILPNVLKTMKVNKDNMLNSVNEGFLNATEVADYLVRKGMPFRDAHGVSGRLVVYSINNNKNLSTLSIEEYKKESDLFEDDIYACITPEAQVSNKTMIGSPSESAVLEVIKINEDWLKSNGK, from the coding sequence ATGAAAGAAAAATTATGGGGGGGACGCTTTTCTAAAGAGCTTAACAAGGAAGCTAATGATTTTAACTCTTCATTATCTTTCGATTGTAAGATGTACAAAGAGGATATATTAGGAAGCATAGCACATGCGAAAATGCTTGGAGAATGCTCAATAATTCCTCTTGATGAAAGCGTAACTATAATAAATGGTCTAAAACAGATTTTAGATGATATTGAAAATAATAAACTTCAATTTGATTTTGAATTAGAAGATATACATACTCAAGTTGAAAGATGGCTTATTGATAGAGTAGGGGAAGTAGGAAAAAAAGTTCATACTGGAAGAAGCAGAAATGATCAGGTTGCACTTGATTTGAGAATGCATTTAAAAAACAAAGTAGAGAATATAAAATCTTTAATATTAGATTTAATTTCTACATTGGTAAGCATTCAAAAAGAGCATACAAAAACCTATATGAGCGGATACACACATCTTCAAAGGGCACAGGTTATAACATTTGCACATTATTTAGGTGCTTATGTTGAGATGTTTAAAAGAGATTTTGACAGATTGACTGATGCCTACAAAAGAATAGATGTTATGCCTTTAGGTGCTGGTGCTTTGGCTTGTTCTACTTACAAGATAGACAACAAAAAAACTGCTGAAACTCTCAATTTCAAAAATGTTATGCTTAACTCATTGGATGCTGTATCTGATAGGGATTTTGTTATTGAGGTGGAATCTGCTTTATCAATAATAATGATGCATTTAAGCCGTTTTTCTGAGGAGATGATATTATATTCTACTTCAGAATTCAAATTTGTAGAATTTGATGATGAGTTTACAACAGGTTCAAGTTTAATGCCTCAAAAGAAGAATCCGGATATACTTGAACTTATTCGAGGAAAGACTGGAAGGGTTTACGGAAATTTATTTTCTATATTAACAGTGATGAAGTCTTTGCCTTTAGCATACAATAAAGATATGCAGGAAGATAAAGAAGGTATATTTGATTCTTTAGAGAATGTTAAGAATTGTTTATCAATACTTCCTAATGTATTAAAAACAATGAAAGTCAATAAAGATAATATGCTTAATTCTGTTAATGAAGGATTTTTGAATGCTACTGAGGTTGCTGATTATCTTGTAAGAAAGGGTATGCCTTTCAGAGATGCACATGGTGTTTCAGGCCGTCTTGTAGTATATTCAATCAACAACAATAAAAATCTTTCTACTCTTTCTATAGAAGAATATAAAAAAGAGTCCGATTTATTTGAAGATGATATTTATGCTTGTATAACTCCAGAAGCTCAGGTTTCTAACAAGACAATGATTGGAAGTCCTAGCGAGAGTGCTGTTTTAGAAGTGATAAAGATAAACGAAGACTGGCTTAAATCAAACGGAAAGTAA
- a CDS encoding argininosuccinate synthase: MSKEGFYHEKKLVLAYSGGLDTTVIIPWLKENYDYDVIAVCVDVGQGTETDGLEERALKTGAVKYRLVKCEDEFVTDYIYPIVKAEATYEDKYLLGTSAARPLIAKKLVEVALEEGATAIAHGATGKGNDQVRFELTVKALAPNFEIIAPWREWNISSREEEIKYLEDRNIEVPMKKDDSYSRDKNLWHLSHEGLELEDPANMPNYERLLKLSNTIENAPNEGQFVELEFEKGIPTKVDGKTFSPSDLVKYLNEIGGKHAVGIVDLLENRVVGIKCRGVYETPGGTILYAAHREIEHLCLDRETLYFKHVVSHKLTDLVYSGRWFTPLREALCAFIDSTQQTVTGKVKLKLYKGNVIPAGVTSPYSLYNQSLASFTTGELYDHHDAQGFITLFGLPLKVNALMKEQAKKMGLK, from the coding sequence ATAAGTAAAGAAGGGTTTTATCATGAAAAAAAATTAGTATTAGCCTATTCAGGCGGTTTGGACACTACAGTTATTATACCATGGCTTAAAGAGAATTATGATTATGATGTAATCGCTGTATGTGTAGATGTTGGTCAGGGTACAGAAACTGACGGTTTAGAGGAAAGAGCTTTAAAAACTGGTGCTGTAAAATACAGATTAGTTAAATGCGAAGATGAGTTTGTTACTGATTATATTTATCCTATAGTTAAAGCTGAAGCTACTTATGAAGATAAATATTTACTTGGTACTTCTGCAGCAAGACCTTTAATAGCAAAAAAACTTGTTGAGGTTGCTTTAGAGGAAGGTGCTACTGCTATAGCTCATGGTGCTACAGGAAAAGGTAATGACCAAGTAAGATTTGAATTAACTGTTAAAGCATTAGCTCCTAACTTTGAAATCATTGCTCCTTGGAGAGAATGGAATATATCTTCAAGAGAAGAAGAAATCAAATATTTGGAAGACAGAAATATAGAAGTTCCTATGAAGAAAGATGATTCTTATTCAAGAGATAAGAACCTTTGGCATTTATCACATGAGGGATTAGAACTTGAAGATCCTGCTAATATGCCTAATTATGAAAGACTTCTTAAATTATCAAACACTATAGAGAATGCTCCTAATGAAGGCCAGTTTGTAGAATTAGAATTTGAAAAAGGCATACCAACTAAAGTAGACGGAAAAACTTTCTCTCCTTCTGATTTAGTTAAATACTTAAATGAGATAGGCGGAAAGCATGCAGTTGGTATAGTTGATTTATTAGAAAACAGAGTAGTAGGAATCAAATGCCGCGGCGTATACGAAACTCCAGGAGGCACTATACTTTATGCTGCTCATAGAGAAATTGAGCATTTATGTTTAGACAGAGAGACATTATATTTCAAACATGTAGTTTCTCATAAATTAACTGATTTAGTATATAGCGGAAGATGGTTTACTCCTTTAAGAGAGGCTTTATGTGCATTCATTGACAGCACTCAGCAAACTGTAACAGGAAAAGTAAAATTAAAATTATACAAAGGTAATGTTATACCTGCTGGTGTTACTTCTCCTTATTCACTTTATAATCAGAGTTTGGCTAGCTTTACTACAGGCGAATTATATGATCACCATGATGCTCAAGGCTTCATAACATTATTCGGTTTGCCTTTGAAAGTTAATGCTTTAATGAAAGAGCAAGCTAAAAAAATGGGGTTAAAATAA
- the argF gene encoding ornithine carbamoyltransferase — protein MKKVNLSGRHFINLEDFTSEELSALIDYTFELKSKVRNREEIDIMKNRTMVMYFSKPSLRTRLSFEIGMKKLGGDAFVLKQDEIILGQRESIEDSSNVISRYCDLIMIRTFAHSDVEDFAKYSKVPVINALTDLSHPCQIMADLFTMKEHFGKLKGLTLTYIGDGNNVCNSLLTGCTSLGVNIKVGVPKGYEPDAKTIEVAKNIAKNTGCTVDILNDVKEAVSGADVVYTDVWASMGQESEKEKRLNVFKGFTLTKELFALANKGAIALHCLPAHKGEEISEEVFNMNSQYIYEEAENRMHAQMAIMSSIVKE, from the coding sequence ATGAAAAAAGTTAATTTATCAGGAAGACATTTTATTAATTTGGAAGATTTTACAAGCGAAGAGTTATCAGCATTGATTGATTATACATTCGAGTTAAAATCAAAGGTAAGAAATAGAGAAGAAATTGATATAATGAAAAATAGAACTATGGTGATGTATTTTTCAAAGCCTAGTTTAAGGACTCGTTTAAGTTTTGAAATAGGAATGAAGAAATTAGGCGGAGATGCTTTTGTATTAAAACAAGATGAAATAATATTGGGACAGAGAGAAAGTATTGAAGACAGTTCTAATGTTATTTCTAGATACTGCGATTTGATTATGATTAGAACTTTTGCTCATAGTGATGTTGAGGATTTTGCTAAATATTCAAAAGTACCTGTTATAAATGCTTTGACAGATCTTTCACATCCTTGTCAGATTATGGCAGATTTATTTACTATGAAAGAGCATTTCGGTAAATTGAAAGGTTTAACATTAACATATATAGGCGATGGTAATAATGTATGTAACAGTCTTTTAACAGGCTGTACTTCTTTAGGAGTTAATATTAAAGTAGGAGTTCCTAAAGGTTATGAACCAGATGCAAAAACTATAGAAGTAGCTAAGAACATAGCAAAAAATACAGGATGTACTGTTGATATTCTTAATGATGTAAAAGAGGCAGTAAGCGGAGCCGATGTAGTTTATACAGATGTATGGGCTTCTATGGGACAGGAGAGTGAAAAAGAAAAAAGACTTAATGTATTTAAGGGCTTTACTCTTACTAAAGAGTTATTTGCTCTTGCTAATAAAGGAGCTATAGCACTTCACTGTTTGCCTGCACATAAAGGCGAGGAGATAAGCGAAGAAGTATTCAATATGAATTCTCAATATATTTATGAAGAGGCAGAAAACAGAATGCATGCTCAAATGGCTATAATGAGCAGTATAGTAAAAGAATAA
- the flgN gene encoding flagellar export chaperone FlgN: MFNLYEELTKIEILLSKEIEVYKVILEDEEKKVNSIINTRLQDIHLYCDHQNEKMTEANELRKMRENVIDLIVLNKFPHLSETATLSDIIRRIPLNKTARISALRLELVTLMARLKHLNKLAPKLFDEALDLFANMKEVLNESKKVGYNNKGKEHVVNRKLSVLVNKQV, from the coding sequence ATGTTTAACTTATATGAAGAACTTACAAAAATAGAGATTCTTTTATCCAAAGAAATAGAAGTTTACAAAGTAATATTAGAAGACGAAGAAAAAAAAGTTAATTCTATAATCAATACAAGATTACAGGATATACATTTATATTGTGATCATCAAAATGAAAAAATGACTGAAGCTAATGAGCTTAGAAAAATGAGAGAAAATGTCATTGATTTGATAGTATTAAATAAATTCCCTCATTTATCAGAAACAGCAACATTATCTGATATTATTAGAAGAATACCATTGAATAAAACAGCTAGAATATCAGCATTACGTCTTGAATTAGTTACTTTAATGGCTAGATTAAAACATCTAAATAAATTAGCTCCTAAACTTTTCGATGAAGCTTTAGATTTATTTGCAAATATGAAAGAAGTTTTAAATGAAAGCAAAAAAGTAGGATATAACAACAAAGGTAAAGAACATGTTGTTAATAGGAAATTATCAGTATTAGTAAATAAGCAAGTTTAA